The genomic segment TAATGTATGGGCAGAAACATAAATATGTAGAAGGTAATTAGACAGGTGCCTTGGACTTATGACCTCTCCAGTCTCTtcttgcaggatatttgatcacactgtgaaccccgaGATTACTGAGAcaccctgtttctagttgtggtgtggctcggCTCTTAGCATCCACCTTTAATCATCTCACTGGAATACAGATACCTGCtaagtacacacttttaatcccaaacaatgaagttaaagctagtttgtagaaggaagcacccatgtttgaaagtgacatctaattgaatGGCAAACAAGTGAATAACCAGAGCAAGAGTTGAGAGAATAGGATCTACCCAACTCTcatgaagagaggaaagggaagcttcTTAAGAGAGCcatgcagagagaagaaaggaagaagacagcagTATTGCCAAGACAGTTAGAGAGAGacaagttgagagagagagaacaagctagacacaggtgaaaacagaatgagccagagaatgagaaggagccaggagattaaaacagattgccagagttagtctgaggccaagcagagcagttcaggagaagctgagagaagctaagATAgtgtggagaggagtttgagccagaacagctgagttcaACCAGTCAACTAGAgtacagaaagaacaagaaagggtgagcttagtcagcagtaaatctcagaggctgaaaacagttctaggcctaggttagcagacagaggctgtAAGCCTCAGAGATAATAATAAttacaggcaaataaaagttacctttatattctccagttttgttttttgttttggtttttttgagacagtgtttctctgtgtagccctgactgtcctggaactcactctgtagaccaggctggtctcaaactcagagatccgcctgcctctgcctcccaagtgttgggattaaaggcgtgcgccaccactgcccggctctacaGTCTCcagtttcaaattttaaaaaatatctatttatttagtatatggtgtatagtatatttatttagaatatgacatgcacgcatgtgcgcacgcacacacacacacacacacacacacacgagagagagagagagagagagagagacagagagagaaagagagagagagagacagagagacagagagagagagagagcaagcatgtgagcatgcacacgcatacacactgtCTACCAGATAGGTCCCAGGACTATGACTCAGACTGTCAGGCTCGACAGCAGGCTCCCTATAGAGCTCATTTCATTTTGCACTCTTAActcctctgcttcagcctccacagTGCTAGGAATACAGGCAAATGCCACACCTGGCAAGAccattcttcttgttttgttgggTGGCTAGGAATTGAAGTAAGGGCTTGTGTATGTTAGGAAAGGGCACCCTACTGTTTAACACCTAGcccaaatataaaagaattaataatGGAAGTCTTAGCGAATCACAATCTTTGACCCTTAGGTCCTAAACCAGTAGCATCTTTTTCATTCCATACTATTCAATATTTATTGATCCTCTGTTTTGTGTTAGGCACTGTGCTATAGTAATCAATTACAAGTGGTCTCACTTCTCATGTGGCTTAGCCTAGTGCTAGAGTTAGCAAACTTTTTCTGTAAAGAACTAGagaatagccgggcggtggtggcccacacctttaatcccagcacttgggaggcagaggcaggtggatttctNNNNNNNNNNNNNNNNNNNNNNNNNNNNNNNNNNNNNNNNNNNNNNNNNNNNNNNNNNNNNNNNNNNNNNNNNNNNNNNNNNNNNNNNNNNNNNNNNNNNNNNNNNNNNNNNNNNNNNNNNNNNNNNNNNNNNNNNNNNNNNNNNNNNNNNNNNNNNNNNNNNNNNNNNNNNNNNNNNNNNNNNNNNNNNNNNNNNNNNNNNNNNNNNNNNNNNNNNNNNNNNNNNNNNNNNNNNNNNNNNNNNNNNNNNNNNNNNNNNNNNNNNNNNNNNNNNNNNNNNNNNNNNNNNNNNNNNNNNNNNNNNNNNNAAAAcagagctggcgagatggctcagcaggtaagagtgctcTTCGgaccgctcttctgaaggtcctgaggcgtccgcgcacgcctttaatcccagcacttgggaggcagaggcaggcagatttctgagttcaaggccatcctggtctacagagtgagttccaggatagccaggactatacaaagaaaacctgtcttgaaaaaaaaacaaaacaacaacaacaacaacaaaaagatgtcaAGATGAGATGGGAATGAACGAATGCTTGGCTAACTGTGTGACAGGTACTATGTTCTAGCCCAATAATCACCTGTGCTGGAAAAGAACTCTGTGTTATGGCTTGCTATGGCAACCTTGCTTTGATGAGGAGAGTGGGGCACACAGTGTCCCCAGGATGCAATTCCATTCTTCTGTCAGAGGACACTATTATCAGGCAGGTGCCCTGGGGCTTGTACATTACTTTGATTCAGGCCCTTGAGTTGTAAAGGAAGACAAGgaactttgcaaaaaaaaaaaaaaatagacaagccCACAGAAAATTTCAACATGTCTACTGTATCTTGTAGTTACTTTCAGAGACTTCTATCCAGTCAATAAATTCTGCTTCTGTATTTCTCCTaaccccttctctcttcttctcaatctcactatgtaacccaggctggctttgaacttgtacttctcctgcctcagcttgccCATTGCTGGACTTAAATACACTATTCACCATGCCTAGCTTGCATGTTGCTTCTTAATAATATACACTttgtagctctctctctctctctctctctctcatgctcaaACTCTCAGAAAAGCTAGCCATGGAGCCTAAATCCTGCCCCCTCCTTGCATTTAAGGTTATTTAATCAACTTTGTCACTCTTGATTTTCCAAACCGATGTTTCATTATTTCCTATCAAGTACTTCTTCTCCCAGTCTTGGTGTGATGGTTCACACTGGCAgcctcagcactcaagaggttaAAACAGGAAGACTGCCATGAGTCTGAGACCAACTAAGGCTACACAACATTGTGATTTCCAAGACAACTTGAGTAAGACGTTGGCTCACCTCCTGCTGCAAACAACAAAGCGAACATAGGAACTCCCCGAGGAACCTCAGAATATGCTCTAGCTGCATGCACTTGCTCAGAAACTgggtttctgtctttatttttacagCAAAACCGAAATGGGCTTGTTTCAGGAAGCTTGAGTCAACGACACTAGACCAGTGGTGTTTTGGTGGTGCAATTTCTCAACACTGAAGGATTCCCACACACTTCATATAGATGCCCCTCTTGCTGTGGAAGGTTAGGGTTGTAATGATGCCAGGCTTTCCAAAGACTCTCGGTCCTTGGTGCACGGACATAGCTTTGTCTAGTTATTATGCCAATGCTTAATCTAGATTTTATAGAGAAGACAGTGAGTagattttaattgtttgtttatttatttagggacTGGGGATGGGACATGGAGCCTTCCTTacacacacactaggcaagtACTGAACTATACTCCAGTCCACTGACAAAAGTAACTACCATCTGAAGTTAGAGGATTTTTAAGATATAGAGATTATCAAGGTTTTGTCTGATGTAATCAGATAAGTTAGAGAAAGTACATTGCATTCTCCTGGaagaaaaaatgttcaaagtatGAGAAGGAGCTAGTAAGAGAGAAATATTTCAGCTTGCAACTAAAAAGGGAGTAGGTCACATAGCAAAGAATGGAGGTGGCCTCTGGGAGCTGGGAGTGGTCCCAGTTTGGCCGTTAATAATGAAATAGGGCCCCGAGTCCTATGACCACAAGGAACTGGACTTGACCCACAGTTTGTGGCGATCAGTAAAGCAGTGATAGAGAGCAAATGCTCTTTTTGTAGGCCTTGCTTTTGCCATTTTCATGTGTGAAATAGAAGGCTTCATGTTCCTAGATGAGGGGAAAGGGTATTTGAAATTTGGATGGTAACCTTTTCCCACCAACAGCCATACGGCAGTGTTAGGGAAATTTGCTTTAACTGATACATATGTTGGGGTTAATGGGGGATAACAACTGTTAGCCAGGAAGGTACTTGCCATTAAGCACCTAGGAAAATCACTACTGTTGGTATGTACTTCCTACTCCTGTGCACCTGATGATTTCTGGACATCTTTGCATGGCTGTTTCATCACTCCCAGGAGCTCAGGAACTCCTCAAATTTTCCTGTCCCAAATGTGTCCCTTTACTCTTTATGCCTAGTTCCATTAATGACCTCTTCAAATCTCCACTTCTCTCAGGGTTTAAAGCATCATTCTAGCCACCACATTCAATCTATTGCCAAGTGCTCTTTATCtaccccctccttctctctgatgactacAGAAGACTGGGCTCtcctggagagagagggagagggagagggagaggaagagagagagagagattgatttttcAAAATGTGAGCAGGACTTAATGGGAGAGAAAATCTCTGTTGAAGACTTTGAAGCTGTAGTACCCATGGTAAAGAATGTGCTTGGCCTCTGGGAGCTGTGACTGCCTGGTAgagtgtccccccacccccagtagcaCAAGAGCCCTACAGCCACTCTCTTACTCTCTAGGGAGCAAATTCTGATCAACCCAGCTCTAATGGTGTTGCTTCCTGGTTCCACTACCTTCCAAGGATTCCACTAGGATGGCATTCAAAACTCTCCTGGATTTAACTCAAGCCTGGCTGTCTCATAATTTCCAGAATGCCTACTAAGTGATTTGGGGGttgatctttgatttttttctgttttttgttttgtttttttgagacagagtttctctgtgtagtcctggctgtcctggtactcactccgtagaccaggctgacctcgaactcagaaatctgcctgcctctgcctcccaagtgctgggattaaggcgtgcgccactaccgcccggctgtttcttttttttttgtttttgttttttgtgtttttttcgagacagggtttctccgtgtatccctggcggtcttggaactcactctgtagaccaggctggcctcgaactcagaaatctgcatgtctctgcctcccaagtgctgggattaaagctcgGTGGGgttgatcttttttattttctttttttctattttttttttttccgagacggtttctctgtgtagccttggctgtcctggaactcactctgtagaccaggctggcctcgaactcagaaatccgcctgcctctgcctcccaagtgctggggttaaaggcgtgcgccaccaccgcccggtggggGTTGATCTTTGAAAGTGCTTCTTTCAAACTGTTCCTGTTTTTGCAGGTGCCTATACTCCCTGTGAGGCTTGCTTGTGACTCTGCAGCTTTTCCTGTGCGCCCTACCTTTCCTTGCCGTCTCCGTCCTTCCAATACTCTTCAGCTGGATAAGGTCATACCTTGGACTCTTCTAAACTAGCTGCTTGGCTTGTCGAATCACCAAGAGGAAATGTGGTTCCAGAGACAAATTGTGAGTGCCCATAGCGATTGTAAAAAGTTCATTTTCCCTGCCTGAAGCTCTCATTTCTGCCACTGCCCCAACATCATTTCATTCAGTCCTAGGCGTAAAAAGTTGGTTGGGTTTGAATTGTGCACCCTCATCTCCAAGAAGATGGACCCAAAGTCCATTTTCATACTCCAAgagccatttgtttgtttgtttattactttCGCCATGGTTTTAAGCAGTTACCCCAGCCTCTTGTGTCTGCAGGACTGGGACTTTGCCTTTTGAGAACTGGTTTGCCTAATGTCAAGTCTTTCCTCCGCTGTTCTCTTTCAACtaatcttctctcctctttcctgacCCTAAACAGTAGTTGGCAGCTTAATAAGTCAttccttttcaaaacaaaagaaaagttaaagGCATTTTCCTGGCAGGCTAAGGTGGACGTCAAGGCCCAGCCTCTGAGATTCACAGCGAGTTTGAGTTAGCCTGTGTTACATTAGATAACCCTAcaataaaccaaccaacaaagaaacaaataagtggaggaagaagaggggagccAACAACACAACAAGAAGAATTGTGTTGTTCATTCAAAGAGTGGCATGGTGGTGCTctcttgtaaccccagcatttgggaggtgaaagcaggagagtcaggagttcaaagtcatgctCCAGTACACAGTGAGTTCGAGGTTCCCTGGCCTAcaggagactttgtctcaaaagagggagaaaagaaagaaagaaagaaagaaagaaagagagagagagagagagagagagagagagaNNNNNNNNNNNTCACAGAGCCTGTGCCCAGTGGATTTTTAATCTAACTAATTAACCATTAAAGGGTCTCAATTGATGCCCAGAATACTCTCAAATTTCTGGCTTCAACTGATGCTTTGGCCTTAGCTGGGGTCACATGGAGCAGTGCCCCAAGGCTAGACTTATTAACCATGATTGTAAATGCCGCCTTGTTAGAGCCTTAATGCTTCCATTTTATGTGTTTGACTTTTtcatacatgtttttgtttgtttggttggttggttggttggttttgtttttttgagacagggtttctctgtagccctggctgttctggaactcactctgtagaccaggtgggcttcgaactcagaaatctgcctgcctctgcctcccaagtgctgggattaaaggcatgtgccaccactgcccggcttcctaCATGTTTTTATGTGCACTGACTTGGAGTCAAGAAGATGACATTGGAACCCCTGGGACTGGTTATAAGCCCCCATGTGGGTGGCAAGGTCCTAATGAGAGAATTTAGGgaagtggggggcagggagggtttAAGGTGCAAGCTGTGGATGAGCCGGTGTACTTGGACCCGCACCCTGTAAATAGCTGTGTCCCTCTTACCCAATTGTATTATAGGGTGGACACTGCTTCTGGCTGAAAATCAAGAAGCATGCAAACTGCCCTTCAGATAAAATTAACTGCTTGCTCTGCAGGCCCTGGGGTTCACGCTAGCCCAGGGTGCAGAGCAGAAGCTGCAGGGGACAGATTCTCCATGTGACGACCCTCAGTGGAAGAGCTGCTGGGACTTCATGaagagcctgtggaggccagcagcAATTTTGGGAACTTTGCTCTGTACTTAGATGCACCAAATGAAACTCAAGGTAATCCTGAAACTGGAGCCAGATGGACCAAATTTCTTGAGGGAAAGTCATGGGAACTCTGAGGAAACACCCATGCCCACAGGAGTTCCATGCAACAGGGAAATACCTGTGATATTTGACTtacataagtcaaataaaccttttcctcccaaagttgcttttgtatactatgtttcaccacagcaatagtaaccctaaggcACCAAATTCTTAACTTtaagtttttactttaaaaatgagcaaacagggctggtgagatggctcagcggggaagagcaccgactgctctttggaaggtcatgagttcaaatcccagcaaccacagttGGTTCGGTCCTGGTCTACTCTGGGGTGGTGCTTAGCCAGCGCCAGACCGACCCTCGGCTTCGGAGCGGCAGTGGTGTTCCCCTCGGCGCTCCCTCGGCTCCCCGGGCTTCCCCGGCTTCCTCAGGGACCGCGGACCTTAGTCTATGCCCTACCTCTGACCCCACTAGAGCCATGTCGACCCCTGCCCGGCGCCACCTCATGAGGGACTTCAAGAGGTTACAAGAGGATCCTccggctggagtgagcggggctccGTCGGAGAACAACAAAATGGTTTGGAACGCGGTCATCTTTGGGCCGGAAGGGACCCCGTTTGAGGATGGAACATTTAAACTTACAATTGAATTCACTGAAGAATATCCAAATAAACCACTTACTGTTAGATTTGTCTCTAAGATGTTCCATCCTAATGTCTACGCAGATGGTAGTATATGTCTGGATATACTTCAGAACCGTTGGAGTCCAACCTATGATGTGTCNNNNNNNNNNNNNNNNNNNNNNNNNNNNNNNNNNNNNNNNNNNNNNNNNNNNNNNNNNNNNNNNNNNNNNNNNNNNNNNNNNNNNNNNNNNNNNNNNNNNNNNNNNNNNNNNNNNNNNNNNNNNNNNNNNNNNNNNNNNNNNNNNNNNNNNNNNNNNNNNNNNNNNNNNNNNNNNNNNNNNNNNNNNNNNNNNNNNNNNNNNNNNNNNNNNNNNNNNNNNNNNNNNNNNNNNNNNNNNNNNNNNNNNNNNNNNNNNNNNNNNNNNNNNNNNNNNNNNNNNNNNGGGGTCCCAGGCCCCAGCTTAAAGAAGTGGCTTTGCCCTGCCACCTCTGCCCACCAAAGGCTCAAGTGAAATTCAGTGTGTGGTGGGTTCTTTGGATAGTCCTAGGCTTAACCAAAACTGcacttttctggtttttttttttttcttctcccttccgtTTAGTCCATCCTGGGTGAAAagtagtcactttttaaaaaagaagtgccACAGCACTGGTTTTGAGGGTTGTGGAGGTTTGAGCAGCCTTCCTGCTAACTTTACCCCCAACAGAGATAATTCAGTATGAAACCAGTCAACCAGAGATCTGGTCCACAAGGCGTTCCATCCAGAGGGCAAGATGTGTTCAGCTTAGTGTGTGGTTTGTTGAGTGCTGAAGGGACGCAAGATTCCCTGACATACAATTCCCTGGCTTGAACAGTATCACTCAGAATACCATCAgcctcacttcttttcttttcttttctttcctttccttttctttccttttcttttttcttttcgagacaagagtttctctgagtagccctggctgtcctggaactcattctgtagaccaggctggcctcgaactcagaaatctacctgcctctgacttccaagcgctgggattaaaggtgtgcgccaccactgtccggccagCCTCACTTCTTTAAAGATGTTCTTACACGCCTAATTTCAGTTATGTTGTTCcttgatttttaaattcatttacagTGTGTGCTTTCGTTTAGAACTTCTCATTGGTAATCTCAAAGCAGCTTCAGAATTGAGATTTGCCTCACCGTAGCACCATTTGGCCAGTATCCAGTCTATTTGAATGTTGAGTTTGTATCAAGAGGCGCATAACAAATGGCTTAGGCTTAACTTTTAAACACACATTAACTGCTTGCTGCCTTGGTGTTCTACcctttaattcttatttttgtttctgttttttttttcttttttttttNNNNNNNNNNNNNNNNNNNNNNNNNNNNNNNNNNNNNNNNNNNNNNNNNNNNNNNNNNNNNNNNNNNNNNNNNNNNNNNNNNNNNNNNNNNNNNNNNNNNNNNNNNNNNNNNNNNNNNNNNNNNNNNNNNNNNNNNNNNNNNNNNNNNNNNNNNNNNNNNNNNNNNNNNNNNNNNNNNNNNNNNNNNNNNNNNNNNNNNNNNNNNNNNNNNNNNNNNNNNNNNNNNNNNNNNNNNNNNNNNNNNNNNNNNNNNNNNNNNNNNNNNNNNNNNNNNNNNNNNNNNNNNNNNNNNNNNNNNNNNNNNNNNNNNNNNNNNNNNNNNNNNNNNNNNNNNNNNNNNNNNNNNNNNNNNNNNNNNNNNNNNNNNNNNNNNNNNNNNNNNNNNNNNNNNNNNNNNNNNNNNNNNNNNNNNNNNNNNNNNNNNNNNNNNNNNNNNNNNNNNNNNNNNNNNNNNNNNNNNNNNNNNNNNNNN from the Mastomys coucha isolate ucsf_1 chromosome X, UCSF_Mcou_1, whole genome shotgun sequence genome contains:
- the Ube2a gene encoding ubiquitin-conjugating enzyme E2 A, translated to MSTPARRHLMRDFKRLQEDPPAGVSGAPSENNKMVWNAVIFGPEGTPFEDGTFKLTIEFTEEYPNKPPTVRFVSKMFHPNVYADGSICLDILQ